The proteins below come from a single Vicugna pacos chromosome 13, VicPac4, whole genome shotgun sequence genomic window:
- the PLA2G2C gene encoding putative inactive group IIC secretory phospholipase A2 has product MKVFRVLVVFASCLMAPTHSSFWQFQRMVKRITGRSAFFSYYGYGCYCGLGGKGTPVDDTDRCCLAHDCCYEKLKRLGCQPVLNSYQFRVANGTVLCECALGPGVCCLCGLRACECDKQSAYCFRESLPTYEKNFKQFFSSRPRCGRRKLQC; this is encoded by the exons ATGAAGGTCTTCAGGGTTCTCGTGGTCTTTGCCTCCTGCC TGATGGCCCCCACCCACAGCAGCTTCTGGCAGTTTCAAAGGATGGTCAAACGCATCACCGGGCGAAGTGCCTTCTTCTCCTATTACGGATATGGCTGCTACTGTGGGCTTGGGGGCAAAGGGACCCCCGTGGATGACACTGACAG GTGCTGCCTGGCCCACGACTGCTGCTACGAGAAGCTGAAGCGGCTGGGCTGCCAGCCGGTGCTGAACAGCTACCAGTTCCGTGTCGCCAATGGGACCGTGCTCT GTGAATGTGCCCTTGGTCCTGGTGTCTGCTGCCTCTGTGGGCTGAGGGCCTGCGAGTGTGACAAGCAATCTGCATACTGCTTCCGAGAGAGCCTGCCCACCTACGAGAAAAACTTCAAGCAATTCTTCTCCAGTCGGCCCCGCTGCGGCCGCCGCAAACTCCAGTGCTAG
- the PLA2G2F gene encoding group IIF secretory phospholipase A2 isoform X1, with amino-acid sequence MGLRPTPKGSGRRCWLDTPQGGGAQASGPLLLREPPVLPETHSSLLNLKSMVEAITGRNAILSFVGYGCYCGLGGHGLPVDEVDWCCHAHDCCYQKLFDLGCHTYVDHYDYTIENNTDIICSKFNQTECDMQTCECDKSVVLCLQKQKYNEQHRNYLNIYCQGPTPNCSVYEPPPEDGFPAPPTPP; translated from the exons ATGGGGCTCAGGCCAACCCCAAAGGGTTCAGGAAGAAGGTGCTGGTTAGACACCCCTCAGGGTGGAGGGGCCCAAGCCTCGGGGCCGCTTCTCCTTCGAGAACCTCCAG TCCTGCCTGAGACCCACAGCAGCCTATTAAACCTCAAGTCCATGGTGGAAGCCATCACCGGGAGGAACGCCATCCTGTCCTTCGTGGGCTATGGCTGCTACTGCGGGCTGGGGGGGCACGGCCTGCCCGTGGACGAGGTGGACTG GTGCTGCCATGCCCACGACTGCTGCTACCAGAAGCTCTTTGATCTGGGCTGCCACACCTACGTGGACCACTATGACTACACCATCGAGAACAACACCGACATTATCTGCA GCAAGTTCAACCAGACGGAGTGTGACATGCAGACGTGCGAGTGTGACAAGAGCGTGGTTCTGTGCCTCCAGAAGCAGAAGTACAACGAACAGCATCGCAACTACCTCAACATCTACTGCCAGGGCCCCACGCCCAACTGCAGCGTCTACGAGCCGCCCCCCGAGGACGGCTTCCCGGCGCCCCCCACACCTCCCTAG
- the PLA2G2F gene encoding group IIF secretory phospholipase A2 isoform X2 — translation MADGAQANPKGFRKKVLVRHPSGWRGPSLGAASPSRTSRSRLGLKFITIVLLASSVLPETHSSLLNLKSMVEAITGRNAILSFVGYGCYCGLGGHGLPVDEVDWCCHAHDCCYQKLFDLGCHTYVDHYDYTIENNTDIICSKFNQTECDMQTCECDKSVVLCLQKQKYNEQHRNYLNIYCQGPTPNCSVYEPPPEDGFPAPPTPP, via the exons ATGGCAGATGGGGCTCAGGCCAACCCCAAAGGGTTCAGGAAGAAGGTGCTGGTTAGACACCCCTCAGGGTGGAGGGGCCCAAGCCTCGGGGCCGCTTCTCCTTCGAGAACCTCCAG ATCTCGCCTGGGGCTGAAGTTCATCACCATCGTCCTCCTGGCCAGCAGCG TCCTGCCTGAGACCCACAGCAGCCTATTAAACCTCAAGTCCATGGTGGAAGCCATCACCGGGAGGAACGCCATCCTGTCCTTCGTGGGCTATGGCTGCTACTGCGGGCTGGGGGGGCACGGCCTGCCCGTGGACGAGGTGGACTG GTGCTGCCATGCCCACGACTGCTGCTACCAGAAGCTCTTTGATCTGGGCTGCCACACCTACGTGGACCACTATGACTACACCATCGAGAACAACACCGACATTATCTGCA GCAAGTTCAACCAGACGGAGTGTGACATGCAGACGTGCGAGTGTGACAAGAGCGTGGTTCTGTGCCTCCAGAAGCAGAAGTACAACGAACAGCATCGCAACTACCTCAACATCTACTGCCAGGGCCCCACGCCCAACTGCAGCGTCTACGAGCCGCCCCCCGAGGACGGCTTCCCGGCGCCCCCCACACCTCCCTAG